One window of the Methylocystis parvus OBBP genome contains the following:
- the lldD gene encoding FMN-dependent L-lactate dehydrogenase LldD produces the protein MIISSIGDYREAARHKLPRFLFDYIDGGAYAEETLRANVAELSAIRLRQRVLRSVPDLDLSAEWFGERAALPVILGPVGLTGMFARRGEVQAALAAVKLDVPFTLSTVSVCSIEEVAAQSARPLWFQLYVLKDRGFMRHVLERAEAVGVRTLVFTVDLPTPGARYRDAHSGMSGPHARSRRLAQAMTRPGWAFDVGLRGRPHDLGNISKYLGRSVSLTDYIGWLSANMDPTIGWSDIEWIREFWKGSLVIKGILDPEDARDAVRFGADGVVASNHGGRQLDGVLSTAKALPSIAEAVGNDLVVFADSGIRSGLDVLRMLALGARGVLLGRAVAYALAADGQSGVENMLRILRDELRVAMTLTGLPSVSRAGRDMLA, from the coding sequence ATGATCATCTCCAGCATAGGCGATTACCGGGAGGCGGCGCGCCACAAGCTGCCGCGCTTTCTCTTCGACTATATTGATGGCGGCGCCTATGCCGAAGAGACGCTGCGCGCCAATGTCGCGGAGCTTTCCGCAATCCGGCTGAGGCAGCGCGTGCTGAGAAGCGTCCCGGATCTCGATCTCTCGGCCGAATGGTTCGGCGAGCGCGCGGCGCTTCCCGTCATTTTGGGGCCGGTCGGCCTCACGGGCATGTTCGCGCGGCGCGGAGAGGTTCAGGCCGCGCTTGCGGCAGTGAAATTGGATGTGCCTTTCACGCTCTCGACCGTGTCGGTCTGTTCGATCGAAGAGGTCGCGGCGCAGAGCGCGCGACCACTCTGGTTCCAGCTTTATGTGCTCAAGGATCGCGGCTTCATGCGTCATGTCCTGGAGCGCGCAGAGGCCGTCGGCGTGCGCACGCTCGTCTTCACCGTCGATCTGCCGACGCCCGGCGCGCGCTATCGCGACGCGCATTCCGGCATGTCCGGTCCCCATGCGCGTTCGCGCCGCCTCGCGCAGGCGATGACGCGTCCCGGCTGGGCGTTCGACGTCGGTCTGCGGGGGCGCCCGCACGACCTTGGCAACATTTCGAAATATCTCGGCAGATCCGTGAGCCTGACCGACTATATTGGTTGGCTGTCCGCCAATATGGATCCGACGATCGGCTGGTCCGACATCGAATGGATTCGCGAATTCTGGAAAGGGTCGCTCGTCATCAAAGGAATTCTCGATCCGGAGGATGCGCGCGACGCGGTGCGCTTCGGGGCCGATGGCGTCGTGGCGTCGAACCATGGCGGGCGTCAGCTCGACGGAGTCCTTTCGACGGCGAAAGCCTTGCCCTCCATTGCGGAGGCGGTCGGGAACGATCTCGTCGTTTTCGCGGATTCGGGCATCCGCTCCGGGCTCGACGTGTTGCGAATGCTGGCGCTTGGCGCGCGCGGGGTTCTGCTCGGCCGCGCCGTCGCCTACGCGCTCGCCGCCGATGGGCAGTCGGGCGTGGAAAATATGCTCCGCATTCTGCGCGACGAATTGCGCGTCGCCATGACGTTGACGGGCCTTCCATCCGTCTCCCGAGCTGGACGCGACATGCTCGCGTGA
- a CDS encoding GCG_CRPN prefix-to-repeats domain-containing protein, protein MIAKHMIGAAALGVFLGLPLTFNAAEAAMPVPTRPAEPGMVEQVWGGCGPYGHRGPWGGCRAGGQWGGGYRPYYARPFYAPRPRYWGPRRYYW, encoded by the coding sequence ATGATTGCAAAGCACATGATCGGAGCCGCCGCCCTCGGCGTTTTTTTGGGCCTGCCGCTTACCTTCAACGCCGCTGAAGCGGCGATGCCGGTCCCTACGCGTCCCGCCGAACCGGGCATGGTCGAGCAGGTGTGGGGCGGTTGTGGCCCTTACGGCCATCGCGGCCCCTGGGGCGGCTGCCGCGCGGGCGGCCAGTGGGGCGGCGGCTACCGTCCATATTACGCGCGGCCTTTCTACGCTCCTCGGCCCCGCTATTGGGGTCCCCGCAGATATTATTGGTGA
- a CDS encoding LuxR C-terminal-related transcriptional regulator produces the protein MIREAQDDICVPDEVFSPPHLPGSFSPSAVIIEARALIRECLALCLQKKLGLPILTYPDVNAWTQDPAGASACVIILSGVDKEMASEQSELVQELAHWEKNVPVIVFSDNESRAQITSSLRSGAKGYIPSDTPLEVVARAIKLVLVGGVFVPPNVLMEARQTDAPASVRADLKIDFTTRENDVVRALLKGKSNKVIAYELNMSESSVKVHIRNVMRKLQVRNRTEAVIKIAAIMRGASDDEEDEASHSG, from the coding sequence ATGATTAGAGAAGCTCAAGACGACATCTGCGTTCCAGATGAAGTTTTCTCCCCGCCGCATTTGCCGGGATCGTTCTCCCCCAGCGCCGTCATCATCGAAGCCAGGGCGCTCATCCGTGAATGCCTTGCCCTCTGCCTGCAGAAAAAGCTTGGGCTCCCGATCCTGACCTATCCGGACGTGAACGCCTGGACGCAGGATCCCGCCGGCGCCTCGGCCTGCGTGATCATCCTGAGCGGCGTCGACAAGGAGATGGCGAGCGAGCAATCCGAGCTCGTGCAGGAATTGGCGCATTGGGAGAAGAATGTCCCCGTCATCGTATTTTCGGACAATGAAAGCCGAGCGCAAATCACGAGCAGCCTGCGCTCCGGCGCCAAGGGCTACATTCCAAGCGACACGCCGCTCGAAGTCGTCGCCCGGGCGATCAAGCTGGTTCTCGTCGGCGGCGTCTTCGTGCCGCCCAATGTCCTGATGGAAGCCCGGCAGACGGACGCGCCGGCGTCAGTGCGCGCCGATCTGAAGATCGATTTCACCACGCGCGAGAACGACGTGGTCCGGGCGCTGCTCAAGGGCAAATCCAACAAGGTGATCGCCTATGAGCTCAATATGAGCGAAAGCAGCGTGAAGGTGCATATCCGCAACGTCATGCGCAAATTGCAGGTGCGCAACCGCACCGAGGCCGTGATCAAGATCGCCGCGATCATGCGCGGCGCCTCCGACGACGAGGAAGACGAGGCGTCCCATAGCGGCTGA
- a CDS encoding TonB-dependent receptor plug domain-containing protein, with the protein MAGTKKLIVGRGKPAATATAVALFIAGSSALAIDSSPARAHVSAQAYDIPAGSVADALNTLADESGAQLLYDAALTRHLKTGGVAGKRTLDAALHELLAGTGLTYKIDPGSRSVSIILAQANTGTRNDASGARALPPIEISAARRTHAATPHPRVTTPAPVAEQAPPNWNISQPAGVATTIDNPVSERATTNDTASLLRDVPGAFVYSAGGVSSLPVLDGLADDRLHVTVAGMPILSACANHMNPPLSYIDPSHVGKIKVYSGVVPVSSGGDSIGGTIQVDPPAPAFASIGQQILTKGEVGAFYRSNGDAYGGNLSATAATENFSVRYDGSYSRSEDYYAGGDFKHSGPAFAWTSNTIPFTRFGSLTPWLSGSQVGSTAYQAQNHDVSIALRHENHLFEFNLGFQHIPYQWYPNQRMDMTENRSIHGNIRYTGQYDWGLLEGQVYHQTVRHIMDFGEDKQYYYGSFRTILAPGMPMDTKAQNTGAKLTATIPLLDRHMVRVGGEYQQYRYNEWWPPSPAILPPGWAVGGMAPDTFININNGQRDRFDVFGELESRWNAQWLTQLGVRSDTVVMNAGPVHGYNSYYDTPLYPVTNFNNSDRGRTDQNWNVTAQAIYTPGVTQTYSVGYSMKSRSPNLFERYTWSNSLMAMEMIGWFGDGNFYIGNLALKPEAAHTISATADWHDAMGEKGLKFTPYFTYVSNYIDVQRCPSWVCGTSLMYNPYNTFGFTALQFVNQNARIFGADLSGHVSLVKDTPLGNFTAKGIVSYVNGQNTITGGNLYQMMPVNMKLSLEQKMGGWTNSVEAQFVGAKKNIEQVRNEVKTSAYALFNLRSSYEWKNVRVDVGIENLLNTLYYLPLGGAYLGQAATMSGPLPVAPAWGIAVPGMGRNFYVATNVKF; encoded by the coding sequence ATGGCGGGAACGAAAAAACTCATAGTCGGACGCGGAAAACCGGCGGCGACCGCGACGGCGGTCGCGCTGTTCATCGCCGGCTCGTCAGCCCTCGCCATCGACAGTTCGCCGGCAAGGGCGCATGTCTCCGCGCAGGCATATGACATTCCCGCCGGCTCGGTGGCGGATGCGCTCAACACGCTGGCCGATGAAAGCGGCGCTCAGCTCCTCTATGACGCAGCGCTCACCCGTCATCTGAAGACGGGCGGCGTCGCCGGCAAACGCACGCTGGACGCCGCATTGCACGAGCTGCTGGCGGGAACCGGCCTCACCTACAAGATCGACCCGGGCAGCCGATCGGTCTCTATTATATTGGCCCAAGCCAACACCGGAACGCGCAACGACGCGAGCGGCGCGCGCGCCCTGCCGCCGATCGAAATCAGCGCCGCGCGTCGAACGCACGCGGCGACGCCTCATCCGCGTGTCACGACACCGGCGCCGGTGGCGGAGCAGGCGCCGCCGAACTGGAACATCAGCCAGCCTGCCGGCGTCGCGACGACCATCGACAATCCTGTCTCCGAGCGAGCCACGACCAACGACACCGCGAGTCTTCTCCGCGACGTGCCCGGCGCCTTCGTCTATAGCGCCGGCGGGGTTTCCAGCCTTCCCGTGCTGGACGGACTCGCCGACGACCGCTTGCATGTCACCGTCGCCGGCATGCCCATATTGTCCGCCTGCGCCAATCATATGAATCCGCCGCTCTCTTACATCGACCCGTCTCATGTGGGGAAGATCAAGGTGTATTCCGGCGTTGTTCCGGTGAGCTCCGGCGGCGACAGCATTGGCGGGACGATCCAGGTCGATCCGCCGGCTCCCGCCTTTGCTTCCATCGGCCAGCAAATTCTGACGAAAGGAGAGGTCGGCGCTTTCTATCGCAGCAATGGCGACGCCTATGGCGGCAACCTCTCGGCGACCGCCGCCACTGAAAATTTCAGCGTTAGATATGATGGATCATATTCACGGTCTGAAGACTACTATGCCGGCGGCGATTTCAAGCACTCCGGACCAGCCTTTGCCTGGACGAGCAATACGATCCCCTTCACGAGGTTCGGCAGTCTGACGCCGTGGCTGAGCGGCAGCCAGGTCGGCTCGACCGCCTATCAGGCGCAGAACCATGACGTCTCGATCGCTCTGCGGCACGAGAATCATCTGTTCGAATTCAACCTCGGGTTCCAGCACATTCCCTATCAATGGTATCCCAACCAGCGCATGGACATGACGGAGAATCGCAGCATCCATGGCAATATTCGCTACACCGGACAATATGATTGGGGCTTGCTTGAAGGTCAGGTCTACCATCAGACCGTTCGGCACATCATGGATTTTGGGGAAGACAAGCAATATTATTATGGAAGCTTTAGAACCATTCTTGCTCCTGGCATGCCGATGGATACAAAGGCCCAGAATACGGGAGCGAAACTAACGGCGACCATCCCCCTGCTGGATCGACATATGGTGAGAGTCGGCGGCGAATATCAGCAGTATCGCTATAACGAATGGTGGCCGCCGTCCCCCGCCATCCTCCCTCCCGGGTGGGCGGTCGGCGGAATGGCGCCGGATACGTTCATCAATATCAACAACGGCCAACGTGACCGGTTCGATGTCTTTGGCGAACTGGAGTCGCGATGGAATGCGCAATGGCTGACCCAGCTCGGCGTCCGCAGCGACACCGTCGTGATGAACGCCGGCCCCGTGCACGGCTATAATTCATATTACGACACGCCGCTGTACCCGGTCACGAACTTCAACAATTCTGACCGAGGCCGTACCGACCAGAACTGGAACGTCACCGCGCAAGCGATTTATACGCCGGGCGTTACGCAGACATATTCAGTCGGCTATTCGATGAAGAGCCGTTCGCCAAATTTGTTCGAACGCTACACATGGTCGAACAGCCTGATGGCCATGGAGATGATCGGGTGGTTCGGAGATGGGAACTTCTATATTGGCAATCTGGCGTTGAAACCGGAAGCCGCTCACACGATCAGCGCCACTGCGGATTGGCATGACGCGATGGGGGAGAAGGGTTTGAAATTCACGCCCTATTTTACCTATGTGTCCAATTACATCGACGTCCAGCGCTGCCCGAGCTGGGTGTGCGGGACATCACTGATGTATAATCCCTATAACACGTTCGGCTTCACTGCGCTCCAGTTCGTCAATCAAAACGCCCGCATTTTTGGCGCGGATCTTTCGGGGCATGTATCGCTGGTTAAGGATACCCCGCTCGGCAATTTCACCGCGAAGGGCATTGTCAGCTACGTCAACGGCCAGAACACGATCACCGGCGGAAATCTTTATCAAATGATGCCGGTCAATATGAAACTGTCTCTCGAGCAGAAGATGGGCGGCTGGACGAATTCGGTCGAGGCGCAGTTTGTCGGCGCCAAGAAAAATATCGAGCAGGTCAGAAATGAGGTGAAGACAAGCGCCTACGCCTTGTTCAATCTGCGCAGCAGCTACGAATGGAAGAATGTTCGCGTTGATGTCGGCATAGAGAATCTGCTCAATACACTGTACTATCTGCCATTGGGCGGAGCCTATCTGGGTCAGGCGGCGACAATGTCCGGACCCCTGCCCGTAGCGCCGGCCTGGGGCATTGCAGTCCCCGGGATGGGGCGTAATTTCTACGTCGCGACGAACGTGAAATTCTGA
- a CDS encoding cyclase family protein — MRRLLSGILCAGALAASGPGGANAQTIDLSSSKVVDLSHPYDANTVYWPTEPTGFQLKQEHKGPTKGGFFYYANAFCSPEHAGTHIDAPMHFAESRWTNSDIPLDRLIRPAVIIDVTEKAAKNADYALGVADIHAWEEANGRIPDGAIVLLRTGWSARWPDRKTYLGDDAPGKTDNLHFPSYGAEAAALLVAERHVSLIGVDTASVDVGPSQDFLVHRTIGAANVPGLENLTNLDQLPPTGALVIAMPMKIAQGSGAPARVIAFAPR; from the coding sequence ATGCGGCGACTGCTTTCCGGAATCCTTTGCGCCGGCGCGCTCGCCGCCTCCGGACCCGGCGGCGCGAATGCACAGACGATCGATCTCTCCTCGTCGAAGGTCGTCGATCTCAGCCACCCCTATGACGCCAATACCGTCTATTGGCCGACCGAGCCGACGGGCTTTCAGCTCAAACAAGAGCATAAAGGACCAACGAAAGGCGGCTTCTTTTATTACGCCAACGCCTTCTGCTCGCCGGAGCATGCCGGCACGCATATCGACGCGCCCATGCATTTCGCCGAGAGCCGCTGGACGAATTCCGATATTCCGCTCGATCGGCTCATTCGTCCGGCCGTGATCATCGACGTGACCGAAAAGGCCGCGAAAAACGCCGACTACGCGCTCGGCGTCGCCGACATCCACGCATGGGAGGAGGCGAACGGACGCATTCCCGACGGCGCCATCGTTTTGCTGCGCACGGGTTGGAGCGCGCGCTGGCCCGATCGCAAGACCTATCTTGGCGACGACGCCCCGGGAAAGACCGACAATCTCCACTTCCCGTCTTACGGCGCGGAAGCCGCCGCGCTGCTGGTCGCGGAGCGGCACGTCTCCCTGATCGGCGTCGACACGGCGAGCGTCGATGTCGGACCGTCGCAGGATTTCCTCGTGCATCGCACGATCGGCGCGGCCAATGTGCCGGGCCTCGAAAATCTGACCAATCTCGATCAACTGCCGCCGACAGGCGCGCTCGTCATCGCCATGCCGATGAAGATCGCGCAGGGTTCGGGAGCCCCTGCGCGCGTCATCGCCTTCGCGCCGCGCTGA
- a CDS encoding FecR family protein, producing the protein MPEREPDDPDASDRLDLAIQWWVRIDGGDLSPSELAAFRAWLASDPKNEAAFEEACEFWGSWQSLPRPAVRAYLSSRRPVRRRERLWAAALAAAFVALFLSFDELWILWRADIRTGVGEFRTVTLPDGSHAHLNAVTALALDYSGDKRRLTLLSGEAWFEVEKDPSRPFIVEAAGGTVTARGTAFDIATNKARTEVTVTEHSVEVAAEGSNVVVDSGRQTAYGPSLPALPPYEVDFERVTSWRRGKLIFKDKPLGDVIAALGRYHHGLILVAGSEVRDRRVTGVFRVDQPLEAIRAIEAYLGVKSTHLSDYLILLHS; encoded by the coding sequence ATGCCTGAACGAGAGCCTGACGATCCCGACGCATCCGACCGCCTCGATCTCGCCATTCAGTGGTGGGTTCGCATCGACGGCGGCGATTTGTCTCCGTCCGAACTGGCCGCGTTCCGCGCCTGGCTCGCGAGCGACCCGAAGAACGAGGCCGCATTCGAGGAAGCATGTGAATTCTGGGGCTCCTGGCAATCCCTGCCCCGGCCGGCCGTGCGGGCCTATCTTTCCTCCAGAAGGCCCGTGCGCAGGCGTGAACGACTCTGGGCGGCGGCGCTCGCCGCGGCGTTCGTCGCGCTCTTTCTTTCTTTCGACGAGCTTTGGATTTTATGGCGCGCGGACATCCGCACCGGCGTCGGCGAATTCAGAACCGTCACCTTGCCGGACGGATCACACGCGCATCTGAACGCCGTCACGGCGCTGGCGCTCGACTATTCCGGCGACAAGCGGCGCCTGACCCTGCTGAGCGGCGAAGCCTGGTTCGAGGTCGAAAAAGACCCCAGCCGCCCCTTCATTGTCGAGGCCGCCGGCGGGACGGTCACCGCGCGCGGCACGGCCTTCGACATCGCCACCAATAAGGCGCGGACCGAGGTCACCGTGACCGAGCACAGCGTGGAGGTCGCGGCCGAAGGATCGAATGTCGTTGTCGACTCGGGACGTCAGACGGCCTATGGGCCGAGCCTGCCGGCCCTCCCTCCCTATGAGGTGGACTTCGAGCGCGTGACGTCCTGGCGGCGCGGCAAGCTCATTTTCAAGGATAAGCCGCTCGGCGACGTGATCGCCGCTCTCGGCCGCTATCATCATGGCCTTATTCTCGTCGCCGGCTCGGAGGTCCGGGACCGGAGAGTCACCGGGGTTTTTCGTGTTGATCAGCCGCTTGAGGCGATCCGGGCGATTGAAGCCTATCTCGGCGTGAAGTCCACGCATCTTTCGGATTATCTGATCCTTCTGCATTCGTGA
- a CDS encoding cation:proton antiporter, which yields MRLAVSINFPVYSDALVVLGTAGVVVPMVRYFGLNPVLGYLGAGMLLGPLGLGSFIERLPFLYWITVVDPENMRGIAELGVVFLLFFIGLELSFARLMSMRRLVFGLGGLQFLLTTAALSLIIAATGYTASISLILGAFLALSSTAIVLEILAARGELTSGTGRACFGVLLAQDLAVIPILMFESILGANGAGPLPLTVAKALGDAGAAIAGIVIVGRVVLRPLFRLVGALQSHELLIAAVLFVIIGTGVLAAAAGLSMALGAFVAGLLLAETEYRKALEAIVEPFKGLLLGLFFFTVGMGIDLREIVRDPLAILALVCGLIALKASITAALARAFGQPWRVALQTGLLLGPGSEFAFVADGLAVSLGLIDADLAGFILVVTSLSMALIPPLAHAGDWFASIIDPQSPPHPAPPPPPDGQKRRAIIVGYGRVGKVVTSLFDEHQIPYVGTEIDPELVTQARRSRRDVYYGDARHPAFLKACGLMDASALIVTIGAQATVDAILEGVRQLRPDMLIVARAKDTEHARHLYKIGVTDAVPETVEASLQLAEAALVGLGVPTGKVLASIHEKRDCFRAELREAAEKNISATPTL from the coding sequence GTGCGCTTGGCGGTAAGCATCAATTTTCCGGTTTATAGCGATGCGCTCGTCGTCCTTGGGACGGCTGGCGTCGTCGTGCCGATGGTGCGCTATTTCGGCCTCAATCCGGTACTCGGCTATCTTGGGGCCGGCATGCTTCTGGGTCCTTTGGGCCTTGGCTCCTTTATCGAGCGGCTGCCTTTTCTTTATTGGATCACGGTCGTCGATCCCGAAAATATGCGCGGGATCGCGGAACTCGGCGTGGTGTTCCTGCTTTTTTTCATCGGCCTCGAACTCTCCTTCGCGCGCCTGATGTCGATGCGTCGGCTTGTCTTCGGCCTTGGCGGCCTGCAATTTTTGCTGACGACCGCCGCTCTCTCGCTCATCATCGCAGCGACGGGTTATACGGCTTCCATTTCACTGATTCTGGGCGCCTTTCTCGCCTTGTCTTCAACGGCGATCGTGCTTGAAATCCTTGCGGCGCGCGGCGAACTGACGAGCGGAACGGGGCGAGCCTGTTTTGGCGTTTTGCTCGCGCAGGATCTCGCCGTCATACCGATCCTGATGTTCGAATCGATACTTGGCGCGAACGGAGCCGGGCCGCTGCCGCTGACCGTGGCCAAGGCGCTGGGCGACGCCGGCGCGGCGATAGCCGGGATTGTCATCGTCGGCCGAGTAGTGCTGCGACCGCTATTCAGGCTCGTCGGCGCCCTGCAGTCGCACGAACTGCTGATCGCGGCCGTCCTATTCGTAATCATTGGCACGGGCGTTCTCGCCGCGGCTGCGGGTCTGTCGATGGCTCTCGGCGCTTTCGTCGCCGGCCTGTTGCTCGCTGAGACCGAATATCGCAAAGCGCTCGAGGCGATCGTCGAGCCCTTCAAAGGTCTGCTGCTCGGCCTGTTTTTCTTTACCGTCGGGATGGGCATCGATCTGCGTGAGATCGTGCGCGATCCGCTCGCTATTTTGGCTCTTGTCTGCGGCCTCATCGCGCTGAAAGCGTCCATTACCGCCGCGCTGGCGCGCGCCTTCGGTCAGCCCTGGCGCGTCGCGCTTCAGACCGGACTGCTGCTTGGCCCGGGCAGTGAATTCGCCTTTGTAGCCGACGGGCTTGCGGTGTCGCTTGGTTTGATCGACGCAGACCTTGCGGGTTTCATTCTGGTGGTCACGTCGCTGTCTATGGCGCTAATTCCGCCGCTCGCGCATGCTGGCGACTGGTTCGCATCGATCATAGACCCGCAATCGCCGCCCCACCCGGCGCCCCCGCCCCCGCCCGACGGACAAAAGCGGCGGGCGATAATCGTCGGCTATGGGCGCGTCGGCAAAGTCGTCACAAGTCTCTTCGACGAGCATCAAATACCCTATGTCGGGACGGAGATTGATCCGGAGCTGGTGACGCAAGCGCGGCGCAGCCGTCGCGACGTTTATTACGGCGACGCCAGACATCCCGCTTTTCTTAAGGCCTGCGGGTTAATGGACGCGTCGGCGCTCATCGTAACGATTGGCGCGCAGGCGACCGTCGACGCCATCCTTGAAGGCGTCAGACAGCTCAGACCCGATATGCTCATCGTCGCGCGCGCCAAGGACACGGAGCATGCGCGCCATCTCTACAAAATCGGCGTCACAGACGCCGTTCCGGAAACGGTCGAGGCGAGCCTTCAATTGGCCGAGGCCGCGCTCGTCGGCCTCGGCGTGCCAACCGGAAAAGTGCTCGCGTCGATCCATGAAAAGCGGGACTGTTTCCGCGCCGAGTTGCGCGAGGCGGCGGAGAAAAATATTTCCGCGACTCCGACGCTGTAG
- a CDS encoding DUF4239 domain-containing protein, with amino-acid sequence MLLFLCSLPLWLGAFFIVVIPTTLAMLGPILVRKRYSLSLLVKNNEIAGFTSATVGVIYAVILAFAVVAVWDKFAEAEALVLKEAGAAATLYRISAGDEPNARGIRTALDDYLTAVVEDDWPQMALSREGRDAARALDKLYSAAMKYSDGKSVAAGVEIMQELGAITEARRGRLHHAMGVVPPALWLMLVLGALLTVGFTYFFGLENVRSQVTMTGGLSTIVFLGLFVIVSYDHPFTGEVSVEPHPIKAVFEDFHAK; translated from the coding sequence ATGCTCCTTTTTCTTTGTTCGCTGCCCCTGTGGCTCGGGGCCTTCTTTATCGTCGTCATTCCGACGACCCTGGCGATGCTGGGGCCGATCCTCGTCAGAAAGCGCTACTCGCTGTCGCTTCTTGTGAAGAACAACGAAATCGCAGGATTCACCTCGGCGACGGTCGGCGTGATTTACGCGGTCATCCTCGCCTTCGCCGTTGTCGCCGTTTGGGACAAGTTCGCCGAAGCGGAGGCTCTCGTTCTGAAAGAGGCCGGCGCCGCGGCGACGCTCTATCGAATCTCGGCGGGAGACGAGCCGAACGCTCGCGGCATACGGACGGCGCTCGACGATTATCTGACGGCGGTCGTTGAAGACGACTGGCCGCAAATGGCGTTGTCGCGGGAGGGGCGCGACGCGGCCAGGGCGCTCGACAAGCTCTATTCAGCGGCGATGAAATATAGCGACGGCAAGTCCGTCGCCGCCGGCGTCGAAATCATGCAGGAGCTGGGCGCGATTACGGAGGCGCGAAGAGGGCGGCTGCATCACGCCATGGGCGTCGTGCCGCCGGCGCTTTGGCTGATGCTCGTTCTCGGCGCGCTATTGACGGTCGGCTTCACTTATTTCTTCGGCCTCGAAAACGTCCGATCGCAAGTGACGATGACGGGCGGGCTCTCGACAATCGTTTTCCTGGGCCTCTTCGTGATCGTCTCTTACGACCATCCTTTTACGGGAGAGGTCTCCGTCGAGCCTCATCCCATCAAAGCGGTATTCGAGGATTTTCACGCGAAATAG